One genomic segment of Clavelina lepadiformis chromosome 3, kaClaLepa1.1, whole genome shotgun sequence includes these proteins:
- the LOC143448199 gene encoding 26S proteasome non-ATPase regulatory subunit 6-like, whose product MPIENLEEEGLSKIPDLNIASLTFLLNSRASGRNGNQMESSEKQELMSLIQKDNMAPYYEKVCKDLGWIVDIKLLATMKAENEKQLKKLDDKIAEEMEYESDEKEALLSKAEYLCKIGDKDECLTIFRKAYEKTVALGHRLDIIFNIIRIGLFYMDHDLITRNIDKAKQLIDEGGDWDRRNRLKVYQGLYSIAIRDFKTAANLFLETVSTFTSYELMDYHTFVTYTVYVCMLALDRPQLRDKVVKGSEILEVLFEKTSLKKYLLSLYDCQYAQFFSSLAQVEINLKEDRYFHAHYRYYVREMRILAYTQLLESYRSLTLDYMAQAFGVTVEFIDKELSHFIAVGRLHCKIDKVGGVVETNRPDSKNWQYQETIKKGDLLLNRVQKLSRVINI is encoded by the coding sequence ATGCCAATTGAAAACTTGGAAGAAGAGGGTCTTTCAAAGATCCCTGACCTAAATATTGCAAGTTTAACCTTCCTTTTGAACTCGCGTGCGTCGGGAAGAAATGGTAACCAGATGGAAAGCAGTGAAAAGCAAGAATTAATGAGTCTTATACAGAAAGATAACATGGCACCATATTATGAAAAAGTCTGTAAAGATTTGGGATGGATTGTGGACATTAAATTGCTTGCAACGATGAAAGCAGAAAACGAGAAGCAACTCAAGAAATTGGATGATAAAATTGCCGAAGAAATGGAGTATGAGTCTGATGAAAAAGAAGCACTGTTATCAAAGGCTGAATACTTGTGTAAAATAGGTGATAAAGATGAATGTCTTACAATTTTTCGTAAAGCTTATGAGAAGACAGTTGCTCTAGGTCATCGTTTGGAcatcatttttaacatcaTTCGGATTGGTCTCTTTTATATGGACCATGATCTCATAACACGCAATATTGATAAGGCAAAGCAACTTATTGATGAGGGTGGTGACTGGGATAGAAGAAATCGGCTCAAAGTGTACCAAGGCCTTTACTCTATTGCTATAAGAGACTTTAAAACTGCTGCTAACCTGTTTCTAGAAACTGTCTCAACATTTACATCATATGAGCTCATGGATTATCACACTTTTGTGACTTACACGGTGTATGTTTGTATGTTGGCATTGGACCGTCCCCAGCTGAGGGATAAAGTGGTGAAAGGTTCTGAAATCTTGGAAGTGCTTTTTGAGAAAACCAGTTTAAAGAAATACTTGCTTTCACTTTACGATTGTCAGTATGCCCAATTTTTCTCCAGTCTGGCTCAGGTTGAAATTAATCTAAAGGAAGATCGATATTTTCATGCCCATTACCGCTATTACGTTCGAGAAATGCGCATTCTGGCTTACACTCAACTTCTGGAATCTTATCGAAGCTTAACCCTTGATTACATGGCACAGGCCTTCGGTGTCACTGTGGAGTTCATTGACAAAGAATTGTCACACTTTATTGCAGTTGGAAGGCTGCATTGCAAGATTGACAAGGTAGGAGGAGTGGTCGAAACAAACAGGCCTGACAGCAAAAATTGGCAGTATCAAGAGACCATTAAGAAAGGagatttgcttctaaacagaGTGCAGAAACTTTCTCGGGTTATAAACATATAA